One segment of Pseudodesulfovibrio sp. 5S69 DNA contains the following:
- a CDS encoding iron-containing alcohol dehydrogenase codes for MLNFQYYMPTRIIFGPDSLDQLGDTPHLPRGSKAMIVIGESGVMIDQGYLARVQSQLSKQDVQTIVYDRIKPNPESDAVDEAAAICRDRGVNFVVGLGGGSTIDSAKAIATMATNTGRYWDYMQSGSGGGQTPENDPLPIVAIPTTAGTGTEADPWTVITKSGTDAREKLGWGYDGTFPALSVVDPKLMLSVPPRQTAYTGMDAFFHATEAYLATCRQPASDALALEAVHLISHTLPQAVSEGGNLEARTVMAWACTAAGLCETYSSCISQHSLEHALSAFHPNLPHGAGLVLLSKAYFGFLAARGEKRLADLALAMGDTLAEDLEEEVAGVAFLDALDTLISEVGLSDERLSDYGVTREEIPLLAENALSTMGALFDVTPVDMTKEDVVAIYEAAYS; via the coding sequence GTGCTCAATTTCCAATACTACATGCCTACCCGCATCATCTTCGGCCCCGACAGCCTCGACCAGCTGGGCGACACCCCGCACCTGCCGCGCGGCAGCAAGGCCATGATCGTCATCGGCGAGTCCGGCGTGATGATCGACCAGGGCTACCTGGCCCGCGTCCAGTCCCAGCTCTCCAAGCAGGACGTCCAGACCATCGTCTACGACCGCATCAAGCCCAACCCCGAGTCCGACGCCGTGGACGAAGCCGCGGCCATCTGCCGCGACAGGGGCGTCAACTTCGTGGTCGGCCTGGGCGGCGGGTCGACCATCGACTCGGCCAAGGCCATCGCCACCATGGCCACCAATACGGGCAGGTACTGGGACTACATGCAGTCCGGCTCCGGCGGCGGCCAGACCCCGGAGAACGACCCCCTGCCCATCGTGGCCATCCCGACCACGGCGGGCACCGGCACCGAGGCCGACCCGTGGACGGTCATCACCAAATCCGGCACCGACGCGCGCGAAAAGCTCGGCTGGGGCTATGACGGGACCTTCCCGGCCCTGTCCGTCGTGGACCCCAAACTGATGCTCTCCGTGCCGCCCAGGCAGACCGCCTACACCGGCATGGACGCCTTTTTCCACGCCACCGAGGCGTACCTGGCCACCTGCCGCCAGCCCGCCAGCGACGCGCTCGCCCTGGAGGCCGTGCACCTCATCAGCCATACCCTGCCCCAGGCCGTGTCCGAAGGCGGCAACCTGGAGGCGCGGACCGTCATGGCCTGGGCCTGCACCGCGGCCGGGCTGTGCGAGACCTATTCCTCATGCATCTCCCAACACTCCCTGGAACACGCCCTGTCCGCCTTCCATCCCAACCTGCCCCACGGGGCCGGGCTGGTGCTCCTGTCCAAGGCGTACTTCGGATTCCTGGCCGCGCGCGGCGAGAAGCGGCTCGCCGATCTTGCCCTGGCCATGGGCGACACCCTGGCCGAGGACCTGGAGGAGGAAGTGGCCGGCGTGGCCTTCCTGGACGCTCTGGACACGCTCATCTCCGAAGTCGGCCTGTCCGACGAAAGACTGTCGGACTACGGCGTGACGCGCGAGGAGATTCCGCTACTTGCTGAAAACGCCCTGTCCACCATGGGCGCGCTCTTTGACGTCACCCCGGTGGACATGACCAAAGAGGACGTTGTCGCCATCTACGAGGCCGCCTACTCGTAG